The Streptomyces sp. NBC_00483 genome contains the following window.
CGCTGGGCCGTCGCTGCCCGCACCGCCGGCCTGCGCTTCGGCATCTCCATGCACGCCGGCTCCTGGACCTGGCGTTGGCTCGACGCCGCGTACGGAGCGGACGCCGAAGGCCCGTACGACGGTCACCTCACCGCCGCCGACGGGCGCGGCACCTGGTGGGAGGGGCTCGACCCGCGCGCCCTGTACGGGCCGCCGCGGAAGCCCGGCGACGTACCCACGGCCGCGTTCGTCGACGACTTCTACGCCCGGCTGCGCGACGTCACCGAACGCCACGACGCCGACCTCGTCTACCTCGACGACTCCCGGATGCCCTTCGACGAGGGCAGCGTGTGCGTCGCCGACGGGCCGAGCCGCCGCCGCGGCCCGGAGTTCCTCGCCGACTACTACAACCGCACACCGGACGGGGCCGTCAGCATCAAGACCATCGCCGACGAGGACCGCGGCGCCGTCCTCCTCGACGTCGAACGCCACCAGCTCAGCGGCATCGACCCGCACCCGTGGCAGTACGACACCAGCATCGGCGACTGGTTCTACCGCGACGGCGAGCAGTACAAGAGCGCACAGGAGCTCGTACACCTGCTCGTCGACACCGTCAGCAAGAACGGCTGCCTGCTCCTCAACGTGCCCCAGCTGCCCGACGGCACCCTCGACGACGAGGTCAGCAGCGTCCTCGACTCCCTCGGCGCCTGGATGCGGGTCTGCGGCCCGGCGCTGTACGGCACCCGTCCCTGGACCGTGTACGGCGAGGGCCCCACGAACGTGAGCGGCTCCAAGGCCCGCGAGAGCCGGCTCACCTACACCTCGCGCGACCTCCGCTTCACCCGCGCCCCCGACGAGGAGGTCGTGTACGCGTTCGTCATGTCCTGGCCCGACGACCGCAGGATCCGCATCCACAGCCTCGCCGGCGCCACCCCGCCCCGCGAGGTCACGCTGCTGGGCGCGCCGGAACAGCCCACGTGGACGGCGGGGCCCGAAGGACTCGACGTACGGCTGCCCGACCGGCCGCCCACCCCGTACGTCCAGGTCCTCCGCCTCGACTGGACCTGAGGGGGTGCGCATGGGCCGGGTCACCGCCCCCGTCTTCGAGCACCACCGCGAAGCCCTCGGTATCGGCGAGGCGGCTCCCCGCCTGAGCTGGCGGACCGAGACCGACGAACCCGACTGGACCCAACTCGCCTACCAGATAACGGTGATCGGGGACGACGGTGACCTCGTCGCCGACACCGGCCGGGTGGACAGTCCGGACTCCGTCCTCGTGGACTGGCCCGGCCCCGCGCTCACGTCCCGGCAGCGCGCCACCGCCCGGGTCCGGGTCTGGGGCGGGTCCGACGGCGCCGGCACCGACTGGTCCCCGCCCGCCACCGTCGAGGCCGGACTCCTGACCCGCGCGGACTGGCACGCCCGGCCCGTCACCCCGGACCGCGAACCGCCGGACGGGCCGCTGCCCGTCGCCCTGCTGCGCCGCGCCTTCACCGTCGACGGGCCGGTCCGCTCGGCCCGCCTCTACACCACCGCGTACGGCGTGTACGAGACCGAGATCAACGGCACCCGCGTCGGCGACGACGTCCTCGCACCCGGCTGGACCTCCTACCGCCACCGCCTGCGCTACCGCACCCACGACGTGACCGGCCTGCTGCGCCGCGGCGAGAACGCGCTCGGGGCGCTGCTCGGCGAGGGCTGGTACACCGGCCGCCTCGGCTGGGACGGCGGACGCCGCGCCCGCTACGGGCCGCACCGTGCCCTGCTCGCCCAGCTGGAGATCCGCTACGCCGACGGCCGCACGCACACCGTCGCCACCGACCCCGACTGGCACTGGACCACCGGGCCACTGCTGCGCTCCGAGCTGTACGACGGCGAGGAGTACGACGCGAGGCGCGAACGCGACGGCTGGTCGGGCCCGGGCCACGGCGACCGCGACTGGCAGCCCGTGCAGGAACTGCCCTTTCCTGCGGCCGAGTTGGTGGCGCCCAACGGGCCGCCCGTACGCCGCGTGCGCACCGTCCCCGTCCGTGCCGTGCACACCACCCCGTCGGGGCGCACCGTCGTCGACTTCGGTGAGAACGTCGTCGGCCGGCTGCGCATCCGTGTGACCGGACCCGCCGGACACACCGTCACCCTGCGGCACGCCGAGGTCCTCGACGGCGGTGAACTCGCCCGACGCCCCCTGCGCGACGCCGCCGCCACCGACACCTACGTCCTGCGCGGCACGGTCAGCCCGGAGACGTACGAACCCCGCTTCACCTGTCACGGCTTCCGGTACGCCGAGATCGACGGCTGGCCGGGGGAGTTCGACCCGGCGTGCGTGGCGGCCGTCGTCATCCGCACCGACCTGCGCCGCACCGGCTGGTTCCGCTGCAGCGACCCGCTGATCGACCGACTCCACGACAACGTCCTCGCTTCCCTGCACGGCAACTTCCTCGACCTGCCGACCGACTGCCCCCAGCGCGACGAACGCCTCGGCTGGACCGGCGACATCGCCGTCTTCGCGCCCACCGCCGCCTTCCTGTACGACTGCACCGGCATGCTCGGCGGCTGGCTGCGCGACCTCGCCGCCGAGCAGTTCGCCCGACCCGACCGATCCGTGCCGCTCGTCGTCCCCGACATCCTCGACCCGCCCATGGCGGACGGCGTGCACGCCCTGTGGGGCGACGCGGCGGTCCTGGTGCCGTGGGCGCTGTACCGGGCGAGCGGCGATATCGAGGTGCTGCGGGCCCAATACCCCTCGATGGCCGCCTGGTTGGCGCTCGGCGCCGCGCGCGCCGATGCGGGCGGCGGGGTGTGGCGCGACCCCGGACAGCTCGGCGACTGGCTCGACCCTGCCGCGCCGCCCGACGATCCGGCCGCCGCCCGCACCGACGCCGACCTCGTCGCCTGCGCCTACCTCGTGCACTCCGCGGACCTCGTCGCCGAGGCCGCCGAACTGCTCGACGAGAAGGACGACGCACACCGCCACCGCGAACTCGCGGCGCGACTGCGCACCGCCTTCGCCGCCGAGTTCGTGACGCCCGCGGGCCGCCTGTCCTCCGACTCGCAGACCGCCTACACGCTCGCCCTGAGCTTCGGTCTGCTCCCCTCCGCGGACCAGCGGCACACCGCGGCCCGCCGCCTCGCCCACCTCGTGCGCCGCTCCGGCTTCCGCATCGCCACCGGCTTCGCGGGCACCCCGCTGATCTGCGACGCGCTCTGCTCCGTCGGCGAGCACCGACTCGCCCACCGCATGCTGGCGGAGCGGCACTGCCCGTCCTGGCTGTACCCGGTGACCATGGGCGCCACAACCATTTGGGAGCGCTGGGACTCACTGCTGCCCGACGGCACGGTCAACCCCGGCCAGATGACCTCCTTCAACCACTACGCCCTCGGCTCCGTCGCCGACTGGCTGCACCGCACCGTCGCGGGTCTCGCCCCCGCCGAACCGGGCTGGCGCCGCATCCGCGTCGCGCCCAGGCCCGGCGGCACCCTCACCCACGCGTGGGCCGCGCACCTCACCCCGTACGGGAGGGCGGAGTCCGGGTGGCGGCTCGACGGCGGCACCCTCACCGTCGACGTCCGCGTGCCGCCGGGCGTCCGAGCCGAGATCGCCCTGCCGGGGGGTGACACCACGCTCGAACGCGGCGCTGGACGACATGGGTTCACGATTCCGTACGACGTCCCGCCCCGGCCGGTCACCGAGATCGGCCACCCGCTCGTGCCGCGCGAGCCCTGCGACTGCGGCACCGCCGCCCCGATGCCACCGACGCCCGCGACGACAGGGAGACCTCCTGGTGAGCCACAGCCCCACCACGCTTCGTAGCCGCACCCTCGGCCGCAGTGGCGTGCCGATCACGGAGCTGGTCCTCGGCACCGCCGCCCTCGGCCACCTCTACACCCCGGTCGAGGACGACCAGGCCCACGCCGCCGTGGACACCGCCTGGGACGTCGGCGTACGCGCCTTCGACACGGCGCCGCACTACGGGCTCGGGCTGGCCGAACGCCGCCTCGGCGCCGCGCTCGCCGACCGGCCCCGCGACACGTACGTCGTCTCGACCAAGGTCGGCCGCCTCCTCATACCCGGCGACGGAGGGCAAGAGCCGCGCCGGGTCTGGGACTTCAGCGCCGACGGTGTCCGTCGCAGCCTGGAGGAGAGCCTCACCCGGCTCGGCCTCGACCGCGTCGACATCGCCTACCTCCACGACCCCGACGGACACGAGGAGCAGGCGCTCGCCGAGGCCTACCCGGCACTGGAGAAACTGCGCGCCGAGGGCGTCGTCCGGGCCATCGGCGCCGGGATGAACCAGACCGCGATGCTCACCCGCTTCGTGCGCGACACCGACGTCGACGTCGTGCTGTGCGCGGGCCGCCACACCCTCCTCGACCCCGGTGCCCGCGCGGACCTGCTGCCCGCCGCCCAGCGGCACGGCGTCGCCGTCCTCGTCGGCGGCGTCTACAACTCGGGCCTGCTCGCGGACCCCCGCCCCGGCGCGACCTACGACTACACCGAGGCGCCCCGCGCCCTCGTCGGCCGCGCGCTGCGACTCAAGGAGGCCGCGGAACGCCACGGCACGACCCTGCGCGCCGCCGCCCTCGCCTTCGCGGCGGCCCCGGACGCCGTGACCGCCCTCGTGATGGGCGCCCGTTCGGCAGCCGAAGTGCACGATTTCGTACGGCAGTTCCGGGCGGCTCGCGACGTTCCCCCGTCACTCTGGAGCGAATTGGTCGAACGTGGACTGCTGGCCGAGACGGACGACCGGTGAGCGATCCCCGGCCGTCCCTGATCGACGCGCACCATCACCTCTGGCAACTCGACGTACGCGACCAGCCCTGGATCAAGGGGCCCCAACTCGCGTCGCTGCGGCGCGACTTCACGCTCGACGACCTGCGGCGGCAGACGATGCCGGCGCGCGTGGACGGCACGGTCGTCGTGCAGACCGTGCCCGACCCGGCGGAGACCCGTGAACTGCTCGCCCTCGCCGCGAGCGACGCGCTCGTCAGGGGCGTCGTGGGGTGGATCGACCTCACGCGCCCCGACGTCTCCGACGCACTCGCCGGGCTGCGCGAGGAACCGGGCGGTGACCGTCTGGTCGGCGTCCGCCATGCCGTGCAGGCCGAACCCGACCCGGAGTGGCTGCTCCGCGCGGACGTGCGGCGCGGACTGGGCGCGCTCGCCGACGCGGGACTCGGCTACGACGTCCTCGCCCGTCCGGCCCAACTGCCCGCCTGCACACGGGCCGCCGCCCGCCACCCCGACCTGACCTTCGTCCTCGACCACGCCGGAAACCCGCCGGACGAGGCCGGCGGGCGCGAGGTATGGGAGCGGGCGGTCCGGGCGTTCGCCGCCCTGCCGAACACGGCGTGCAAGCTGTCCGGCGCGGCCCTCGCCTGCGCCGACGCCCCAGCGACGAGCCTCGACGCGTTCGGCCCGACGCGCGTGATGTTCGGCTCGGACTGGCCCGTGAGCACCCTCACCGCCTCGTACGCCGAGGTCACGGGCCGCGTCGAGGAAGTGACCAAGGGGCTCGCCGCGGGGGAGCGGGAGGCGGTGCTGCGGGGTA
Protein-coding sequences here:
- a CDS encoding alpha-L-fucosidase: MSSVEELRPAETGRAPFTPDWASLRRHRVPDWFRDAKLGIWSHWGPQCAARRGDWYARHLYGPYSGTEDFEVERTARQTAHHRAHYGHPSRFGHKDLCHQWRAERFDPEALMDRFRRAGARYFVSLAAHCDNFDLWDSAHQPWNSVNVGPRTDIVARWAVAARTAGLRFGISMHAGSWTWRWLDAAYGADAEGPYDGHLTAADGRGTWWEGLDPRALYGPPRKPGDVPTAAFVDDFYARLRDVTERHDADLVYLDDSRMPFDEGSVCVADGPSRRRGPEFLADYYNRTPDGAVSIKTIADEDRGAVLLDVERHQLSGIDPHPWQYDTSIGDWFYRDGEQYKSAQELVHLLVDTVSKNGCLLLNVPQLPDGTLDDEVSSVLDSLGAWMRVCGPALYGTRPWTVYGEGPTNVSGSKARESRLTYTSRDLRFTRAPDEEVVYAFVMSWPDDRRIRIHSLAGATPPREVTLLGAPEQPTWTAGPEGLDVRLPDRPPTPYVQVLRLDWT
- a CDS encoding glycoside hydrolase family 78 protein, producing MGRVTAPVFEHHREALGIGEAAPRLSWRTETDEPDWTQLAYQITVIGDDGDLVADTGRVDSPDSVLVDWPGPALTSRQRATARVRVWGGSDGAGTDWSPPATVEAGLLTRADWHARPVTPDREPPDGPLPVALLRRAFTVDGPVRSARLYTTAYGVYETEINGTRVGDDVLAPGWTSYRHRLRYRTHDVTGLLRRGENALGALLGEGWYTGRLGWDGGRRARYGPHRALLAQLEIRYADGRTHTVATDPDWHWTTGPLLRSELYDGEEYDARRERDGWSGPGHGDRDWQPVQELPFPAAELVAPNGPPVRRVRTVPVRAVHTTPSGRTVVDFGENVVGRLRIRVTGPAGHTVTLRHAEVLDGGELARRPLRDAAATDTYVLRGTVSPETYEPRFTCHGFRYAEIDGWPGEFDPACVAAVVIRTDLRRTGWFRCSDPLIDRLHDNVLASLHGNFLDLPTDCPQRDERLGWTGDIAVFAPTAAFLYDCTGMLGGWLRDLAAEQFARPDRSVPLVVPDILDPPMADGVHALWGDAAVLVPWALYRASGDIEVLRAQYPSMAAWLALGAARADAGGGVWRDPGQLGDWLDPAAPPDDPAAARTDADLVACAYLVHSADLVAEAAELLDEKDDAHRHRELAARLRTAFAAEFVTPAGRLSSDSQTAYTLALSFGLLPSADQRHTAARRLAHLVRRSGFRIATGFAGTPLICDALCSVGEHRLAHRMLAERHCPSWLYPVTMGATTIWERWDSLLPDGTVNPGQMTSFNHYALGSVADWLHRTVAGLAPAEPGWRRIRVAPRPGGTLTHAWAAHLTPYGRAESGWRLDGGTLTVDVRVPPGVRAEIALPGGDTTLERGAGRHGFTIPYDVPPRPVTEIGHPLVPREPCDCGTAAPMPPTPATTGRPPGEPQPHHAS
- a CDS encoding aldo/keto reductase — encoded protein: MSHSPTTLRSRTLGRSGVPITELVLGTAALGHLYTPVEDDQAHAAVDTAWDVGVRAFDTAPHYGLGLAERRLGAALADRPRDTYVVSTKVGRLLIPGDGGQEPRRVWDFSADGVRRSLEESLTRLGLDRVDIAYLHDPDGHEEQALAEAYPALEKLRAEGVVRAIGAGMNQTAMLTRFVRDTDVDVVLCAGRHTLLDPGARADLLPAAQRHGVAVLVGGVYNSGLLADPRPGATYDYTEAPRALVGRALRLKEAAERHGTTLRAAALAFAAAPDAVTALVMGARSAAEVHDFVRQFRAARDVPPSLWSELVERGLLAETDDR
- a CDS encoding amidohydrolase family protein, producing the protein MSDPRPSLIDAHHHLWQLDVRDQPWIKGPQLASLRRDFTLDDLRRQTMPARVDGTVVVQTVPDPAETRELLALAASDALVRGVVGWIDLTRPDVSDALAGLREEPGGDRLVGVRHAVQAEPDPEWLLRADVRRGLGALADAGLGYDVLARPAQLPACTRAAARHPDLTFVLDHAGNPPDEAGGREVWERAVRAFAALPNTACKLSGAALACADAPATSLDAFGPTRVMFGSDWPVSTLTASYAEVTGRVEEVTKGLAAGEREAVLRGTARRVYRF